From Sporosarcina sp. Te-1, the proteins below share one genomic window:
- a CDS encoding S9 family peptidase: protein MRRIVIDNQTINHIPILSIYQEGLTKYPLIFFLHGYGANREQALDFGYMLAQKGFYYVSIDCKDHGARISHNNTTKFTHVFPPDSGLDTYVHMHEVIEQTYLDIQVLIAYYKIQSEIDSTRIGISGFSMGGYAAFYIAANNPNIKTLVSIAGKPAFTKAWEDSILSIGTYEQWKDQIQEAAKEIDERTEYMRRLDPFEKLSRFAPKPLLMINGDLDTDSLFTYSLELYKSLLPLYRDHPDNLRIDMPFVNHQFSYEMKRNVCNWLVEHLSD from the coding sequence ATGAGAAGAATCGTGATAGATAATCAAACAATAAATCACATACCGATTTTAAGTATCTATCAAGAAGGATTAACAAAGTATCCCCTTATCTTTTTCCTGCATGGATACGGTGCAAATCGGGAACAAGCCTTAGATTTTGGCTATATGTTAGCCCAAAAGGGATTTTATTACGTTAGCATTGACTGCAAAGACCATGGGGCGAGGATATCACACAATAATACGACCAAATTTACACATGTATTTCCGCCAGATTCTGGCTTAGATACCTATGTCCACATGCATGAAGTGATAGAACAAACATATCTCGATATTCAAGTTTTGATTGCATACTATAAAATTCAAAGCGAAATTGATTCGACCCGAATAGGAATTTCTGGCTTTTCCATGGGGGGATATGCAGCCTTTTATATTGCAGCAAATAACCCTAATATCAAGACTTTGGTTTCAATAGCCGGCAAGCCTGCTTTCACCAAGGCATGGGAAGATAGCATTCTATCTATTGGCACCTATGAACAATGGAAAGATCAGATCCAGGAAGCGGCGAAAGAAATTGATGAACGAACAGAGTATATGCGTAGGCTAGATCCTTTTGAAAAATTGAGTCGTTTTGCTCCAAAACCATTACTGATGATTAACGGTGATCTGGATACAGACTCACTTTTTACCTACTCATTGGAACTCTACAAAAGCTTGTTGCCATTGTATCGTGATCATCCAGATAACCTTCGAATTGATATGCCTTTTGTCAATCATCAATTCAGTTATGAGATGAAACGTAACGTGTGTAATTGGTTGGTGGAACATCTTAGCGATTAA
- the plsY gene encoding glycerol-3-phosphate 1-O-acyltransferase PlsY has translation METAILLLLAYLLGSIPSALWIGKLFFKTDVREHGSGNLGATNTFRVLGKTAGLIVTILDILKGTAAVLLPLLPYFSDVKIHPLIVGFLAVIGHIFPVFARFKGGKAVATSGGILLGYNWPIFLIVLLTFLIALKITKMVSLSSMIVAAVAFIYTVIYYFMTDDVYLMIIVGLMAVFIFYRHRANITRIKAGTEPKVKWL, from the coding sequence ATGGAAACAGCTATTTTACTATTGCTTGCGTATCTACTCGGCTCCATTCCTTCCGCCCTTTGGATAGGCAAACTATTTTTTAAGACAGACGTCCGCGAACATGGAAGCGGCAACTTAGGAGCGACTAATACGTTCCGCGTGTTAGGCAAAACAGCAGGGTTGATTGTTACGATTCTTGACATCTTGAAAGGGACTGCAGCCGTCCTGCTTCCATTGCTTCCCTACTTCAGCGACGTGAAAATTCATCCGCTTATTGTTGGATTTTTGGCGGTCATCGGGCATATCTTTCCTGTGTTCGCGCGTTTTAAAGGCGGCAAAGCTGTTGCCACTTCAGGCGGTATCCTATTAGGGTATAATTGGCCAATCTTCCTCATTGTCCTCTTGACGTTCCTGATCGCCTTGAAGATCACGAAGATGGTTTCATTATCTTCCATGATTGTTGCAGCCGTTGCATTTATCTATACCGTCATTTATTATTTCATGACCGATGACGTGTACTTGATGATTATAGTCGGGCTCATGGCAGTATTCATCTTCTACCGCCATCGGGCAAATATTACGAGGATCAAAGCGGGAACCGAGCCAAAGGTGAAGTGGTTGTAA
- a CDS encoding C40 family peptidase, whose amino-acid sequence MNKKIISAALAATVTLSTLAIPALEPQPVSAATLTSQSNTAAVNAKADQLIATAKSLIGKASYSNTQYKDTYPYKFSCASFLMYVFEKNGVDLGTYNEDYMMKQGTYVAKGQWKKGDLLFFKSKKTGTDPDHVVMYIGNNKVIQMADPKQKIVITDMNSKPYYKDNYVTARRVLPSLMSSNPATTGDKIVESAYKLRDKATIGSTTNASAMRFTSTGFINYVYKKQNITLPATSISALMAKGTTVSRANLQKGDLVFFNSVKGSKTPSLVGIYAGDYRLIIPTSSGVQSRVLLVDYYNTHYITAKRIISKK is encoded by the coding sequence ATGAATAAAAAAATTATATCAGCGGCGTTAGCCGCCACTGTCACTCTTAGCACATTAGCCATTCCGGCTTTAGAGCCGCAACCAGTATCTGCCGCTACTCTAACTTCACAATCCAACACAGCGGCTGTAAATGCCAAAGCGGATCAATTGATTGCGACAGCGAAAAGTCTGATTGGAAAAGCAAGCTATAGTAATACACAATATAAAGATACGTATCCTTATAAATTTTCCTGCGCCTCTTTTCTTATGTATGTTTTTGAGAAAAACGGCGTCGACCTTGGCACCTATAACGAAGATTACATGATGAAACAAGGGACATATGTGGCAAAAGGCCAATGGAAAAAAGGAGATCTTCTTTTCTTTAAATCAAAGAAAACAGGAACAGATCCGGACCATGTTGTCATGTATATCGGAAACAACAAAGTCATACAAATGGCGGATCCGAAACAGAAAATCGTTATTACAGACATGAACAGCAAACCGTACTACAAAGATAACTATGTAACGGCCCGCCGCGTGCTTCCGAGCCTTATGTCTTCCAACCCGGCAACGACAGGCGACAAAATTGTTGAATCGGCATATAAACTTCGTGATAAAGCGACAATCGGAAGTACCACGAATGCAAGTGCTATGAGATTCACGAGCACCGGGTTTATCAATTATGTTTACAAAAAACAAAACATCACTCTTCCGGCTACATCTATTTCAGCTTTGATGGCGAAAGGGACAACCGTATCACGCGCTAACTTGCAGAAGGGCGATTTAGTCTTCTTCAATAGTGTCAAAGGATCGAAAACGCCTAGTTTGGTCGGAATTTACGCTGGCGATTATCGGTTGATCATCCCGACATCCTCGGGTGTTCAATCCCGGGTTCTACTCGTCGATTATTATAACACTCACTATATTACAGCGAAGCGGATCATTTCAAAAAAATAA
- a CDS encoding HesB/YadR/YfhF family protein, whose translation MNIVLSEEALEWFHEEMDVEPGDEIKFFARYGGASPLHEGFSLGMRKEGHDEVGVSIEKDGVLFYVEKRDEWFFSGHDLHVTVDPELNELQFSYEKA comes from the coding sequence ATGAATATCGTTTTATCAGAGGAAGCTTTAGAATGGTTTCATGAGGAAATGGACGTGGAGCCAGGGGATGAAATTAAGTTCTTTGCACGCTATGGCGGGGCCAGCCCATTACATGAAGGATTCTCATTGGGTATGAGAAAGGAAGGCCATGATGAAGTGGGTGTTTCCATAGAAAAAGACGGAGTCCTCTTTTATGTCGAGAAGCGTGATGAATGGTTTTTTTCAGGACACGACTTGCATGTTACGGTGGATCCTGAATTGAATGAACTACAATTCTCTTATGAAAAAGCGTGA
- the parC gene encoding DNA topoisomerase IV subunit A, which produces MTATERYQDLPLEEVIGDRFGRYSKYIIQDRALPDARDGLKPVQRRILYAMFHEGNTHDKAFRKSAKTVGNVIGNYHPHGDSSVYDAMVRMSQDWKLRHLMVEMHGNNGSVDGDPAAAMRYTEARLSAIAGEMLRDIGKNTVDFIPNFDDTEPEPTVLPARFPNLLVNGSTGISAGYATDIPPHALHEVIDAVLMRMDNQDVTVEELMTVLKGPDFPTGGIIQGTDGIKTAYETGKGRFVIRAKYEIEALKAGKSQIVVTEIPYDVNKANLVKKIDELRLDRKLDGIADVRDESDRTGLRIVIELKKDIDGNGIMQYLLKNTDLQITYNFNMVAISNRRPMLMSLPMLLDAYIDHQKEVVTRRSEYDIQKAKDRLHIVEGLMKALSILDEVIKTIRASKDKRDAKNNLIAKFGFTEIQAEAIVSLQLYRLTNTDITELQREDESLRKLIDQLDAILKSDRKLSSVIKKELLEIRKQFAEPRLSVIEEKIESIKVDLDILVPSEDVVVSVTKDGYVKRTSMRSYSASNGAGQEMKESDFSLMEAVMNTQHHVLLFTSLGNYIYQPVHELPDIRWKDLGQHISSIISLEPGEEVAAVIGLESFDANVSVLTVSEQGNIKISQLSDFQVQRYSRTFKAMNVKKGDRLVDARIVQGNEDVILFTQQAYGLRFPLTELSQTGVRTAGVKGINLKPDDIVVSIETVTDPAESVVIATQRGAVKRMSLKELESAGRAQRGLVVLKELKSSPHRIIGTALAKTDDNVILMTTQGKKIPVVVGTLRLVDRYSNGSFIADEQKDGQAVRLYKEPKVQID; this is translated from the coding sequence ATGACAGCGACAGAACGTTACCAAGACCTTCCATTGGAAGAAGTCATCGGGGACCGATTTGGACGGTACAGTAAATATATTATCCAAGACCGGGCATTGCCCGATGCACGTGACGGGCTAAAGCCTGTTCAACGGCGCATCCTGTATGCGATGTTCCATGAGGGGAATACGCATGATAAAGCATTCCGGAAATCGGCGAAGACCGTCGGGAATGTTATCGGTAATTACCATCCTCATGGCGATTCATCTGTATACGATGCGATGGTCCGGATGAGCCAGGACTGGAAACTCCGCCATCTGATGGTGGAGATGCACGGAAATAATGGATCTGTTGATGGCGATCCAGCCGCTGCCATGCGTTATACGGAAGCAAGGCTTTCCGCTATTGCCGGCGAGATGCTGCGGGATATCGGAAAGAACACGGTGGATTTTATACCAAACTTTGATGATACGGAGCCTGAGCCAACCGTCTTGCCTGCCCGCTTCCCGAACCTTCTCGTAAATGGGTCAACAGGGATTTCGGCAGGATATGCGACGGACATTCCTCCCCATGCGCTTCATGAAGTGATTGACGCTGTCCTGATGCGTATGGACAACCAAGACGTTACAGTTGAAGAACTGATGACCGTACTAAAAGGACCAGATTTTCCGACCGGCGGAATCATCCAAGGAACTGATGGCATCAAAACGGCTTATGAAACGGGAAAAGGTCGTTTCGTCATCCGGGCCAAGTATGAAATCGAAGCGTTGAAGGCAGGAAAGTCGCAAATTGTTGTGACAGAAATTCCATACGATGTGAATAAGGCAAACCTTGTGAAAAAGATAGATGAATTGCGACTCGATCGTAAATTGGACGGAATTGCCGATGTCCGGGATGAATCGGACCGAACAGGCCTGCGTATTGTCATTGAATTAAAGAAGGATATCGACGGCAATGGTATTATGCAATATCTTTTGAAGAACACCGATCTTCAAATTACCTATAATTTCAACATGGTAGCAATATCGAACAGAAGACCGATGCTGATGTCGCTTCCAATGCTACTTGACGCTTATATCGATCATCAAAAAGAGGTCGTAACACGACGTTCTGAATATGATATCCAGAAAGCAAAAGACCGCCTGCATATTGTGGAAGGTCTGATGAAGGCGCTATCTATTTTGGATGAAGTGATCAAAACAATCCGTGCTTCCAAAGACAAACGGGATGCGAAAAACAATCTCATCGCGAAGTTCGGATTTACCGAAATTCAGGCAGAAGCGATTGTCTCCTTGCAGCTTTATCGGTTGACGAATACGGATATTACCGAATTGCAACGGGAGGATGAATCGCTCCGTAAATTAATTGACCAGTTAGATGCGATCCTGAAAAGCGACCGTAAACTTTCTTCTGTCATCAAAAAGGAATTGCTTGAAATTCGCAAGCAGTTCGCAGAGCCGAGACTCTCTGTAATCGAAGAGAAGATTGAAAGTATTAAAGTGGACCTCGACATCCTCGTTCCAAGTGAAGATGTGGTCGTTTCCGTGACGAAAGATGGTTATGTGAAGCGTACGAGCATGCGGTCCTACTCCGCATCCAATGGCGCGGGCCAAGAGATGAAAGAATCGGATTTCAGTTTAATGGAAGCCGTCATGAATACTCAGCATCATGTGCTGCTCTTCACATCACTCGGCAATTACATCTATCAGCCTGTCCATGAGTTGCCTGACATCCGTTGGAAGGATCTTGGACAGCATATTTCAAGCATTATCTCACTTGAGCCGGGCGAAGAGGTTGCGGCTGTTATCGGCCTTGAATCCTTCGATGCCAATGTTTCGGTTCTCACCGTTTCAGAGCAAGGCAACATTAAAATATCGCAGTTGTCCGATTTCCAAGTACAGCGATATTCCCGTACCTTCAAAGCGATGAATGTAAAGAAGGGCGATCGGTTAGTTGATGCCCGTATTGTGCAAGGAAACGAGGATGTCATCCTCTTTACGCAGCAAGCATATGGTCTGCGTTTCCCTCTCACTGAGCTTTCACAAACCGGTGTCCGCACGGCCGGTGTAAAAGGGATTAATTTGAAGCCGGATGATATTGTCGTATCAATTGAAACGGTTACTGATCCGGCGGAGTCTGTTGTTATCGCGACACAGCGGGGCGCGGTGAAACGAATGTCATTAAAAGAATTGGAATCAGCCGGCAGGGCGCAACGAGGTCTCGTCGTGCTGAAAGAGCTGAAGAGCAGTCCACACCGGATCATCGGAACGGCTTTAGCGAAAACCGATGACAACGTCATTCTTATGACAACACAAGGCAAGAAGATACCGGTGGTGGTCGGCACCCTCCGACTTGTCGACCGCTATTCGAATGGCAGCTTCATTGCCGATGAACAAAAGGATGGCCAAGCCGTCCGTCTATACAAAGAACCAAAAGTGCAGATCGATTAA
- a CDS encoding GNAT family N-acetyltransferase, producing MIVRLPKEYYYKVNKLLVSPHAKNENVLNAVLSGMNEGVVYVDQIEEPRTAIVYAVGLRYYLLGDPKNESFNSQLGAFISTQLKQDSLELCGGTWFIATIINDTWKETLEKVVDGRRFYLDYSVYYELDRDRFDKGLEQARHILDEDLAMVKITQELIDADEDLREELTEYWSSGESFTQFGVGHAIVQNEKVVSACYSCCVHGNRHEIYIATFDKDARNHGLATILGQQYIKECLKRGFDVFWSTDESNEPSKRVAEKLGFELSHRLMSIEFEF from the coding sequence ATGATCGTTAGATTGCCAAAGGAATATTACTACAAAGTAAATAAACTGCTGGTTAGTCCTCATGCCAAAAATGAAAATGTATTAAACGCCGTGCTTAGCGGTATGAATGAAGGCGTAGTCTATGTCGATCAGATAGAGGAACCCCGAACTGCTATAGTTTACGCCGTAGGGTTGAGATATTACCTATTGGGTGATCCAAAGAATGAGTCGTTTAACAGCCAGCTAGGTGCTTTCATCTCTACACAATTAAAGCAAGATAGCCTTGAATTATGTGGAGGTACCTGGTTTATCGCCACTATCATTAATGACACTTGGAAAGAGACACTGGAAAAAGTGGTGGATGGCCGTAGATTTTATTTGGATTATAGCGTTTATTACGAATTGGATAGGGACCGTTTTGATAAAGGTTTGGAACAAGCCCGCCATATACTTGATGAAGACCTTGCCATGGTGAAAATCACTCAGGAATTGATTGATGCTGATGAAGATTTAAGAGAAGAGTTAACAGAGTACTGGTCTTCCGGAGAATCCTTTACTCAATTTGGTGTAGGACATGCTATCGTCCAAAATGAGAAAGTGGTCAGCGCGTGTTACTCCTGTTGCGTGCATGGAAACCGTCATGAAATTTATATAGCAACATTTGATAAAGATGCTCGAAATCACGGTTTAGCTACGATACTGGGACAACAATACATAAAGGAATGCCTGAAGAGAGGCTTTGATGTTTTTTGGTCAACGGATGAGTCCAATGAGCCATCCAAACGAGTGGCGGAAAAACTGGGGTTTGAATTATCGCATCGATTGATGTCAATTGAATTCGAATTCTGA
- the parE gene encoding DNA topoisomerase IV subunit B — MTKNQEVYTYDDDSISVLEGLDAVRKRPGMYIGSTDARGLHHLVYEIVDNAVDEALAGYGNEVDVTLHKDGSVSVRDYGRGMPIGMHKMGKPTTEVIFTVLHAGGKFGQGGYKTSGGLHGVGASVVNALSEWLEVTIFRDGKKFRQRFENGGKPATTLEEIGTSKEKGSLIHFKPDPTIFSTIKYQYDTLAERLRESAFLLKGLKIVLAEEGTDKKDVFHYESGIKAFVSYLNEEKDVLHEVGYLEGVAEGIEVEFAFQFSDGYSETILSFVNNVRTKDGGTHETGAKTAMTRVFNEYARKTGILKEKDKNLDGSDIREGISAVVSVRIPEEILQFEGQTKGKLGTSEARTATDGIISQQLLYFLEENAELSANLIRKAIRAQQAREAARKAREDARSGKKRKKSDTLLSGKLTPAQSRNAAKNELYLVEGDSAGGSAKQGRDRTFQAILPLRGKVINTEKAKLEDIMKNEEINTIIHAIGGGVGADFHIDDIAYDKVIIMTDADTDGAHIQVLLLTFFYRYMKPLIEAGKVYIALPPLYKVFKGTGKNEKVEYAWTEADLDAAIKKIGKGYMLQRYKGLGEMNADQLWETTMNPETRTLIRVTIEDGAQSERRVTTLMGDKVEPRRRWIESNVDFGVEDQNILENEFLHEGDSE, encoded by the coding sequence TTGACGAAGAATCAAGAAGTGTATACGTATGATGATGATTCGATCAGTGTGTTGGAAGGTCTTGACGCAGTCCGGAAACGGCCTGGAATGTATATTGGATCGACAGATGCACGAGGGCTTCATCATCTCGTTTATGAAATCGTAGATAATGCAGTCGATGAAGCACTGGCCGGTTACGGGAATGAAGTCGACGTTACCCTGCATAAAGACGGCAGCGTAAGTGTCCGTGATTACGGACGCGGAATGCCGATTGGAATGCATAAAATGGGGAAACCAACGACAGAGGTCATTTTCACCGTCTTGCATGCAGGAGGCAAGTTCGGCCAAGGCGGATATAAAACGAGCGGTGGCTTGCATGGAGTTGGGGCTTCGGTCGTCAACGCTCTTTCCGAATGGTTGGAAGTGACCATTTTCCGGGATGGCAAGAAGTTTCGCCAACGCTTTGAAAACGGCGGCAAGCCCGCCACGACACTTGAAGAAATCGGAACGTCCAAGGAAAAAGGGTCGTTGATCCACTTCAAGCCAGATCCAACCATCTTTTCAACAATTAAGTACCAATATGATACGCTGGCAGAACGCTTACGGGAATCTGCATTCCTATTGAAGGGCTTAAAAATCGTCCTGGCGGAGGAAGGTACCGATAAGAAGGATGTATTCCACTATGAGTCGGGGATTAAAGCGTTCGTTTCCTATTTGAACGAAGAAAAAGATGTCCTTCACGAAGTGGGGTACCTAGAAGGCGTGGCAGAAGGGATTGAAGTTGAATTCGCTTTTCAATTCAGCGACGGCTATTCCGAGACCATTCTGTCCTTCGTCAATAACGTCCGGACGAAAGATGGCGGTACGCATGAAACAGGCGCCAAAACTGCGATGACCCGCGTATTTAACGAATATGCCAGAAAAACAGGCATTTTAAAAGAGAAGGACAAGAACCTGGACGGCTCTGATATCCGAGAAGGAATTTCAGCTGTCGTTTCTGTCCGTATTCCGGAAGAAATCCTTCAATTCGAAGGACAAACGAAGGGCAAGCTTGGGACAAGCGAGGCGCGTACGGCAACAGACGGCATTATTTCACAGCAACTTCTTTATTTCCTTGAGGAAAACGCTGAATTGAGTGCCAATCTAATCCGCAAAGCGATTCGTGCACAGCAAGCGAGAGAAGCGGCGCGGAAAGCCCGGGAAGATGCACGATCTGGAAAAAAGCGAAAGAAATCGGATACATTGCTATCCGGCAAGCTCACACCTGCCCAATCCCGAAATGCTGCGAAAAATGAATTATATCTAGTCGAGGGAGACTCGGCAGGCGGTTCTGCCAAGCAAGGAAGAGACCGGACATTCCAGGCGATTTTGCCGCTTCGGGGTAAAGTCATTAATACGGAAAAAGCAAAGCTTGAAGATATTATGAAAAACGAAGAGATCAATACGATCATCCACGCAATCGGCGGCGGTGTCGGGGCTGATTTCCATATCGACGATATCGCGTATGACAAAGTAATTATCATGACCGATGCTGATACGGACGGAGCACATATCCAAGTTCTGTTGCTGACTTTCTTCTATCGTTACATGAAGCCGCTCATTGAAGCAGGAAAAGTATATATTGCACTTCCTCCTCTATACAAAGTATTCAAAGGGACAGGCAAGAACGAGAAGGTCGAGTATGCATGGACCGAGGCGGATCTGGATGCTGCGATCAAGAAGATCGGCAAAGGATACATGCTGCAACGTTACAAAGGTCTTGGCGAAATGAATGCCGACCAATTGTGGGAGACGACCATGAATCCTGAAACACGCACATTAATCCGTGTGACAATTGAAGATGGCGCTCAATCCGAACGCCGCGTGACGACGCTAATGGGAGATAAAGTAGAGCCAAGGCGCCGATGGATTGAAAGCAATGTCGATTTCGGCGTGGAAGATCAAAATATATTGGAAAATGAATTTCTCCATGAGGGGGACTCTGAATGA
- a CDS encoding UDP-N-acetylmuramoyl-tripeptide--D-alanyl-D-alanine ligase — protein MKPLDVRTIEKLLQGELIYGAVNWRVHHAIYYKRQALSRTHTLMFVHRSDTIHWEEIKAKKPALLITDKPVEEIQIDLPDITIIKVPSLVQAYWTFINYYRGLFHIPVVTITGTCGKTTTKDMIRHIMKHKHNVVASVSSKNEPRRSFPYLLQLDDRTDVAVFEHGLGNSGNIKHQCMIYKPTIGILTNIGVHHLDGCHDLDGYIRAKGEIVEGISQGGTLILNKDDENTKKVGLAAFRGDKILYISIQEEADYWATDIRFAEGGMAFTLIHDGASFTAFVPGFGTHQVYNALAAIAATTEMGLAERDAIDCLASFSNPERHMQFFEGLSGSTIIDDTWTINPTSIKAALQVVKELGRGKKIIFVVGDIKRLGRFEKKYHREIGDVIAEQPIDLLITIGNKAEEIGRQAKRAGSEADIRMLKEVEGIEDIIVPLLDENTLVLIKGPMSSKDLIDFAKGLRKK, from the coding sequence ATGAAACCATTAGATGTGCGAACAATCGAGAAGCTCCTTCAAGGTGAGCTTATTTATGGAGCAGTCAATTGGAGGGTGCATCACGCCATCTATTACAAACGTCAGGCGTTGTCCCGAACACATACATTGATGTTTGTTCACCGCTCCGATACCATCCATTGGGAAGAAATCAAAGCTAAGAAACCCGCTTTGCTGATCACAGATAAACCGGTAGAAGAGATCCAAATAGACCTTCCTGATATTACCATCATAAAAGTACCGAGTCTCGTACAGGCATATTGGACCTTCATCAATTATTATCGAGGCTTATTTCACATACCTGTAGTAACGATTACGGGGACGTGCGGAAAGACAACAACGAAAGATATGATCCGTCATATTATGAAGCATAAACATAATGTCGTCGCTTCCGTCAGCAGCAAAAATGAGCCACGCCGCTCCTTCCCTTATTTATTGCAATTGGACGATCGGACGGATGTAGCTGTGTTCGAACACGGCCTCGGTAATTCAGGGAACATCAAACACCAATGCATGATTTATAAACCGACAATCGGCATCCTGACGAATATTGGTGTCCATCATTTGGATGGGTGTCATGATTTGGACGGCTATATCCGTGCCAAGGGTGAAATTGTAGAAGGTATTTCACAAGGCGGCACCCTCATATTAAATAAGGATGATGAAAACACAAAAAAAGTCGGGCTCGCCGCGTTTCGAGGAGACAAGATACTATATATCAGCATCCAAGAAGAGGCTGATTACTGGGCGACTGATATACGGTTTGCGGAAGGGGGCATGGCTTTTACGTTAATTCATGATGGAGCCTCTTTCACGGCATTTGTGCCAGGTTTCGGGACGCATCAGGTATATAACGCATTGGCGGCGATTGCCGCGACAACTGAAATGGGACTGGCTGAACGTGATGCAATCGACTGTTTGGCTTCCTTTTCGAATCCAGAACGGCATATGCAATTCTTTGAGGGTCTTTCCGGTAGTACTATCATCGACGATACCTGGACCATCAATCCGACTTCTATAAAAGCTGCCTTGCAAGTGGTAAAGGAACTGGGGCGCGGAAAAAAAATCATCTTTGTTGTTGGAGACATTAAGCGGCTCGGACGATTTGAAAAAAAATATCATCGGGAGATCGGTGATGTTATTGCCGAACAGCCGATCGATCTCTTGATCACAATCGGCAACAAAGCAGAGGAAATCGGCAGGCAGGCAAAACGGGCAGGCAGTGAAGCCGACATCCGAATGTTGAAGGAAGTGGAGGGCATTGAGGATATCATTGTCCCTTTGTTGGATGAAAATACATTGGTACTTATAAAAGGGCCGATGTCCAGCAAGGATTTGATTGACTTCGCTAAAGGATTACGGAAAAAATGA
- a CDS encoding MFS transporter: MWRNRNVWIILSGEMIAGLGLWTGIIGNLEFMQEKVPSDFVKAMILSVGLLAGILAGPLAGKIIDQSRKKTVLIVSGIGRMASVVLMLLALQTGSIAWMIAFVIGIQLSATFYFPALQSAIPLVVKDKDLLTMNGMHMNVATIARVAGTALAGVMLVYWSLSSLYFISFIAYGILLLFTMSLKIDEQQGRGRAGVTSPQKSGFMDVFPVLKEFPAVGMTLVMTLIPLLFLGSFNLIVINVSEIQQMASIKGLIYTFEGVAFMLGSFAIKWIAKRWSTTQILFFFAMIVGLSEFMLFFADHLFMILSSFAVLGFSLGCFFPTAMVIFQKRMPKEYHGRFFSFRNMLERVVFQVVLLTAGAFLDLIGLQTMMIIFSMISITLTGIFFFTMKRRKIILEQQPGEPVTAESV, translated from the coding sequence ATGTGGAGGAATCGCAATGTCTGGATCATCTTGTCTGGTGAGATGATTGCAGGATTGGGCCTTTGGACGGGAATCATCGGCAATTTAGAATTCATGCAGGAAAAAGTGCCATCTGATTTTGTGAAAGCCATGATTTTATCAGTTGGTTTATTGGCAGGTATCTTGGCAGGCCCGCTTGCCGGAAAAATCATTGACCAATCCAGGAAGAAGACTGTGCTTATTGTATCGGGGATTGGCCGGATGGCAAGTGTTGTTCTCATGCTTCTAGCTTTACAAACGGGATCAATCGCTTGGATGATTGCGTTTGTTATCGGCATTCAGTTGTCAGCTACTTTTTACTTCCCAGCGTTGCAATCTGCTATACCGTTAGTCGTCAAGGATAAGGATTTGCTAACGATGAATGGCATGCATATGAATGTCGCGACAATTGCCCGGGTGGCAGGAACTGCTCTAGCGGGTGTCATGCTTGTTTATTGGTCGTTATCATCCCTTTATTTCATCTCGTTCATTGCGTATGGAATTCTGCTTCTCTTCACTATGTCATTAAAGATTGACGAGCAGCAGGGCAGGGGGAGAGCAGGTGTCACTAGTCCACAAAAAAGTGGCTTCATGGACGTGTTTCCCGTCTTAAAAGAGTTCCCGGCCGTCGGAATGACACTGGTGATGACATTAATTCCGTTGCTCTTTTTAGGTTCATTTAATTTAATTGTGATCAATGTCAGTGAAATACAACAAATGGCTTCCATCAAAGGGTTGATTTATACGTTTGAGGGCGTAGCATTCATGCTTGGATCGTTCGCCATTAAATGGATTGCCAAGCGATGGAGTACGACACAAATATTATTCTTTTTTGCGATGATAGTCGGCTTGTCTGAGTTCATGCTGTTTTTTGCGGATCATTTGTTTATGATCTTAAGTTCGTTTGCTGTATTAGGATTTTCACTTGGCTGCTTTTTTCCGACTGCGATGGTCATTTTCCAAAAACGGATGCCGAAAGAATACCACGGACGTTTTTTCTCATTCCGGAATATGCTTGAACGGGTTGTATTCCAAGTGGTTTTATTAACAGCAGGGGCATTTTTGGACTTGATAGGCTTGCAGACGATGATGATCATCTTCAGCATGATAAGCATCACATTAACGGGAATCTTTTTCTTTACGATGAAGAGACGGAAAATCATATTGGAGCAGCAGCCGGGTGAACCGGTAACCGCAGAGAGTGTGTGA